The segment CACTGCCGGCGCAGCGACGCTGCGCGCCGACGCCGTGGTCGTCGGTGTCGCGAAGGGCGCCAAGGGCCCGGTGGTCGCGCCGGGCGCCGAGGCCGTGGACACGGCGTTCGACGGCAGGCTCGCCACCGTTCTGGACACCCTCGGGGCCTCCGGCGCCGAGGGCGAGGCGATCAAGCTTCCGTCTCCCGCCGGGCTGAAGGCGCCGGTCGTCCTCGCCGTCGGTCTGGGCGCCGCGCCCCAGCAGGACGGGGCGTACTCCGCCGAGGCGCTGCGCCGGGCCGCGGGCACCGCCGCCCGGACCCTGGCCGGGGCGAAGAAGGCCGCGTTCGCGCTGCCGATCGCCTCCGCCGCCGACGCCGAGGCCGTCGCCGAGGGCGCCCTGCTGGGCGCGTACGCCTTCACCGCCTACCAGGGCGGCGACGGTGCCAAGGGCAGTGGCAAGACCCCGCTCGCCGAGGTCGCCCTGCTCGGCGCCAAGCCGCGCGACAAGGCCTACAAGGCCGCCGCCGAGCGCGCCCTGATCCTGGCCGAGGAGGTCAACCGGGCCCGTGACCTGATCAACACCCCGCCGAACGACCTCACCCCGGAGGCGTTCGCCGCGGTGGCGAGCGCGGCCGGTAAGGAGGTGGGTGTCAAGGTTCAGATCCTCGATGAGAAGGCGCTGGTCAAGGGCGGCTTCGGCGGGATCCTGGGTGTCGGTCAGGGTTCGGCGAACCCGCCGCGCCTGGTGAAGCTGAGCTACACCCCGGCCAAGGACGCCAAGGGCGCCAAGCATCTGGCGCTGATCGGCAAGGGCATCACGTACGACTCCGGCGGCATCTCCCTGAAGCCGGCCGGGCACAACGAGACGATGAAGTGCGACATGAGCGGTGCCGCCGCCGTGTTCGCCGCCGTCGTCGCCGCCGCCCGGCTCGGGCTGCCGGTGAACGTGACCGGCTGGCTGGCGCTCGCCGAGAACATGCCGTCCGGCACCGCCACCCGCCCCGGTGATGTGCTGCGGATGTACAGCGGCAAGACCGTCGAGGTGCTCAACACCGACGCCGAGGGCCGGCTCGTCCTGGCGGACGCGCTGTGGAAGGCGTCCGAGGAGAACCCGGACGCGATCGTCGACGTGGCGACGCTGACCGGGGCGATGGTCCTGGCGCTCGGCAACCGCACCTTCGGTGTGATGGCCAACGACGACGCCTTCCGTACCACGATCCACGAGACGGCGGAGGAGGTCGGCGAGCAGTCGTGGCCGATGCCGCTCCCGCCGGAGCTGCGCAAGGGCATGGACTCGCCGACCGCCGACATCGCCAACATGGGCGAGCGGATGGGCGGCGGCCTGGTCGCCGGTCTGTTCCTCCAGGAGTTCGTCGGCGAGGGCATCACCTGGGCCCATCTGGACATCGCCGGTCCGGCGTTCCACGAGGGCGCCCCGTACGGCTACACCCCGAAGGGCGGCACCGGCTCCTCCGTGCGCACCCTGGTCCGCCTGGCGGAGAAGCTGGGCGAGGGCGAGCCGGCCTGATCCGGCCCCGCGTTCTCGGTACGGCCCCGGGCTCACCGCCCGGGGCCGTACCCCTGTCCGGGGGCGGTCCCGGCCCCGGGGCGGGCGGGGGCGCACGGGCGTTCGCTGTGGACGAAACCGGTGGGCCGGACGGCGTACACCGGAATCAGGGGACGGTACGGGACGTTCTACGCACCGGTAACGGCGAAGGTGATGGACCAGACGCCATCCGACCGCTGCCCCGCGTCCCGTCTTCCCGCGACAAGTGCGAAGATGGGTCCTCGGCAGGACAGGGCCCCCACCACAGGGCCGACGAGACATCGGCCGCACACCAGCCGACAGGCCGGTCGCCCCGGCGAACGAGGGGAACCGGTGACCGGCGCACATGCATGGAGGACGTGACGTGGCGAACGACGCCAGCACCGTTTTCGACCTAGTGATCCTCGGCGGCGGTAGCGGTGGTTACGCCGCGGCCCTGCGCGGGGCTCAGCTCGGGCTCGATGTCGCCCTCATCGAGAAGGGCAAGCTCGGCGGTACCTGCCTGCACTACGGCTGCATTCCCACCAAGGCTCTGCTGCACGCCGGCGAGATCGCCGACCAGGCCCGCGAGTCCGAGCAGTTCGGCGTGAAGGCCACGTTCGAGGGCATCGACGTGGCCGCGGTGCACAAGTACAAGGACGATGTGATCTCGGGCCTCTACAAGGGGCTCCAGGGGCTGATCGCCTCCCGCAAGATCACCGTCATCGAGGGCGAGGGGCGTCTGTCCTCCCCCACCTCGGTCGATGTCAACGGACGCCGGATCGAAGGCCGCCACATCCTCCTGGCGACCGGCTCGGTTCCGAAGTCGCTGCCCGGTCTGGAGATCGACGGCAACCGCATCATCTCCTCCGACCACGCGCTGAAGCTGGACCGGGTCCCGCAGTCCGCGATCGTGCTCGGCGGCGGCGTCATCGGTGTCGAGTTCGCCTCCGCGTGGCGTTCCTTCGGCGCCGAGGTCACCGTGATCGAGGGGCTCAAGCACCTGGTCCCGGTCGAGGACGAGAACAGCTCCAAGCTGCTGGAGCGGGCCTTCCGCAAGCGCGGTATCAAGTTCAACCTGGGCACCTTCTTCGAGAAGGCCGAGTACACCCAGGACGGTGTCCGGGTGACGCTGGCCGACGGCAAGGTCTTCGAGGCCGAGGTGCTGCTGGTCGCGGTCGGCCGCGGCCCGGTCTCCGCCGGTCTCGGCTACGAGGAGCAGGGCGTCGCGATGGACCGCGGCTATGTCCTGGCCGACGAGTACATGCGGACGAACGTCCCCACGATCTCCGCGGTCGGCGACCTGGTCCCGACCCTGCAGCTCGCGCACGTCGGCTTCGCCGAGGGCATCCTGGTGGCGGAGCGGCTGGCCGGTCTGAAGACCGTCCCGATCGACTACGACGGTGTGCCCCGGGTGACGTACTGCCACCCCGAGGTCGCCTCCGTGGGCATCACCGAGGCCAAGGCCAAGGAGATCTACGGCGCGGACAAGGTCGTCGCGCTCAAGTACAACCTGGGCGGCAACGGCAAGAGCAAGATCCTCAAGACTCAGGGCGAGATCAAGCTCGTGCAGGTCAAGGACGGTGCCGTAGTCGGCGTGCACATGGTCGGCGACCGGATGGGCGAGCAGATCGGCGAAGCCCAGCTGATCTACAACTGGGAGGCGCTGCCGTCCGAGGTGGCACAGCTCATCCACGCCCACCCGACGCAGAACGAGGCGCTCGGCGAGGCCCACCTGGCGCTGGCCGGCAAGCCGCTGCACGCCCACGACTGAGCCTCCGGCCCACGACGACCACTTCCGCACTTCCCCACGCCCACGCCCACGCGCCGGAGCTGGGGAGACCCATCCGTTAGGAGCAACAGAAACCATGCCGGTTTCCGTAACCCTTCCGGCGCTCGGTGAGAGCGTCACCGAAGGCACCGTCACCCGCTGGCTGAAGGCCGAGGGCGAGCACGTCGAGGCCGACGAGCCGTTGCTCGAGGTCTCGACCGACAAGGTCGACACCGAGATCCCCGCCCCGGCCTCCGGGATCCTGGCCTCCATCAAGGTCGCCGAGGACGAGACCGTCGAGGTCGGCGCCGAGCTGGCGATCATCGACGACGGTACGGGTGCCTCGGCCGCCGCCCCGGCGCCCGTCGCCGAGGCCGCGCCCGCGCCCGCCCCGGCGGCCGCTCCGGCTCCGGCCCCGGTCGCCGAGGCTCCGGCCCCCGCGCCGGTGGCCGAGGCCGCCCCGGCCGCCGCCCCCGCCGGTGGCGCGTCCGGTACGGACGTCGTCCTGCCCGCGCTCGGTGAGAGCGTCACCGAGGGCACCGTCACCCGCTGGCTGAAGCAGGTCGGCGAGTCGGTCGAGGAGGACGAGCCGCTGCTGGAGGTGTCCACCGACAAGGTCGACACCGAGATTCCCGCCCCGACCGCCGGTGTGCTGCTGGAGATCGTGGTCGGCGAGGACGAGACGGCCGAGGTCGGCGCCAAGCTGGCCGTGATCGGTGCCGCCGGTGCGGCTCCGGCCGCCGCGCCCGCGCCCGCGGCCCCCGCGCCGGCTCCGGTGGCCGCCCCGGCCCCGGTCGCCCCTGCGGCTCCCGCGCCGGTCGCCGAGGCTCCGGCCCCCGCGCCGGCTCCGCAGCCGGTGCAGGCTCCGGCTCCGGTGGCCGCGCCGGCTCCGGCCGCCCCGGCCGCGCCCGCGCCCCTCGCGGCCCCCGCCGCGCCGTCCGTCGGTGACGCGTACGTGACCCCGCTGGTCCGTAAGCTCGCCTCCGAGAACGGCGTGGACCTGTCCGCGGTCCAGGGCTCCGGTGTCGGTGGCCGGATCCGCAAGCAGGATGTCGTCGCGGCGGCCGAGGCCGCCCGCGCCGCCGCTCCGGCCCCGGTCCCCGCCGCTGCCGCCGCCCCGGCGCCGGCCGCCGCGAAGGCCCCGGTCCTCGAGGTCTCCCCGCTGCGCGGGCAGACGGTCAAGATGACCCGGATGCGCAAGCTCATCGGCGACAACATGCTGAAGGCGCTGCACAGCCAGGCGCAGCTCACCACGGTCGTCGAGGTCGACGTCACCAAGCTGATGCGGCTGCGCAACCAGGCCAAGGCCGGCTTCGCCGCCCGTGAGGGCGTCAAGCTCTCCCCGATGCCCTTCTTCGTGAAGGCCGCGGCCCAGGCGCTGAAGGCCCACCCGATCGTGAACGCCCGGATCAACGAGGACGAGGGCACCATCACCTACTTCGACTCGGAGAACATCGGCATCGCCGTGGACTCCGAGAAGGGCCTGATGACCCCGGTCATCAAGGGTGCGGGTGATCTGAACCTCGCCGGTATCGCCAAGAAGACCGCGGAGCTCGCGGGTGCCGTGCGCACCAACAAGATCCGTCCGGACGATCTGGCGGGCGCCACGTTCACCATCAGCAACACCGGTTCGCGCGGTGCGCTCTTCGACACCGTCATCGTGCCGCCCACCCAGGCCGCGATCCTGGGCATCGGCGCCACGGTGAAGCGCCCGGCCGTCATCGAGACCGCCGACGGCACCGTCATCGGCGTCCGCGACATGGTCTACCTGTCGCTCTCCTACGACCACCGTCTGGTGGACGGCGCCGACGCCGCCCGCTACCTGACGACGGTCAAGGCGATCCTGGAGGCCGGCGAGTTCGAGGTCGAGCTCGGCCTGTAAGGCCCCCTGGGCCCGTTTACGGACCCCCAGCGCCCCCGCCGGACCCCCGGCGGGGGCGCTGCCGTGTTCCGGCGCCCTGAGCGCCCCAGCGCGCCGGTGGACTCCCGGCTGACCGGCACCGGAGCCCCGGCGGCGATAATGGGCGGGCATCCCATCTCCGGTCCCCCCTCGGGAGCTCTCATGACCCCGCCCGTCGTCCACTCGCTCCGGGAACAGATCCGCGAGCACATCGTGGAGGGCATCGTCAGCGGTCGCTGGAAGCCCGGTGAGCGGATCGTCGAGCGGGGCATCGCGACCGAGCTCCAGGTCTCCCAGACGCCCGTACGCGAGGCGCTGCGGGAGCTGGAGAGCCTGCGGCTGATCGAATCGGTGCCGAACAAGGGCGTACGGGTCCGGAATCTCTCGGCGGCGGATCTGGAGGAGAGCTACCCGGTCCGGGCGGGCCTGGAGCAGATCGCGGCCGAACTGGCGGCGGAGAAGCTGGCCCGGGACTGCTCGGCGCTGACCCCGCACGTCGCGGCGTTGTACGAGGCCGACGGCGCGGGCGACTCCGCGGGCCAGGTACGCCACACGGTCGGTTTCCACCGCGAACTGGTGCGGGCGGCGGACAACGCGGTCCTGCTGCACACCTGGGAGGGCCTGGGCATCGAGGTCTTCACGGCCCTGTCCATCCGCTGGCTGGGCACGGTCCAGCAGTCGTACGCGGAGGAGCACCAGGCCCTGGTGGACGCCTTCCAGCGGCGGGACCCGGAGATCGGGCCGCTGGTGAAGGCGCACGTCCTGGGCTGCGCGCCGCGCGCCTGACGGCGCGGCTCCCCTGGCGGGGTGCCGTGCGGTGGAGTGCCGACCGCGCCCCGTCGTCAGGTTGCTCGCGCGGTTCCGCCCCGGGCCCTCCGGGCGCGGCTACGGAACAGCGCGCTGCGGTTCGGTGCCGGCCGGCCGCCGCCGGTGCCTTGTCGCGCAGTTCCTCCCCTTATGCCCAAGGGCATGGGAGGGACCCCCACCTACGCCGGGCGGCGTGGGGGACCTCCAGCGCCCCAAGAGCTCTGCGGGAACGGCTACGGAGCTGCGTGCCGACGTTGAATGCCGACGCCACGTTGTCGGTGGCTTGTCGCGCAGTTCCCCGCGCCCCTGACTTCTCTGGCCGCCCCGGAGCGGGTCCCCCCTCCAGTGCGGGGCTTCGGAGAGCCCTATAGGGGCGCTGAGGGTCCCCCACGCCGAAGGCGTAGGGGGAGGAACTGCGCGAGCAACCCGACGGCGGGGCGAGGCCGGCAGTCCAGTGCACGCCACCCGGCTCGGGGGCCGCCCGGCCGCACCCCGCGCGGAGCGCATCGCACCGCGCAACGTGAGCGTGCCACTACGTAAAGTCCCAGATCAGGGGCACCGCGTGCCCTATTTCGTGGCACGGAATGCCAATTTCGCTCTCCGGAGAAGTTTTACCTCCGAGTACTTTGATCGATCATCGATCAGAGGCTTACAGTCACTCGGGGCACATACGCCCCGACCGCCCTGTCCTGCCAGACAAGGCACCCCCAAAGGCATCACGTACCGACCCAGTACCACCTGCCTCCACCATCTCCACCCCACCTCCCAGTCCGGAAGGCGGCGATCATGACCGACCCCGTAGGCAAGCTTCCGAGCGAGCTGGACCAGCTCCCGGATCGCGATGCCGAGGAGACCGCCGAATGGGCGGCATCTCTCGATGCCGTCGCCCAGCACGCCGGTCCCCACCGCGCCGCGTACCTGATGCGCCGCACCCTTCAGCACGCCGAGAAGGCGGGCGTACCCGTACCCCGGTTGCTGGAGACGGACTACGTCAACACCATCCCCACCTCCGCCGAACCCGCCTTTGACGGCGACGAGGCGATGGAAACACGGATCACGGCCTGGAACCGCTGGAACGCGGCCGCCATGGTGACCCGCGGCGCCCGCCTCGGCGTCGGCGGTCATATCGCGACCTTCGCGTCGGCGGCCTGGCTCTACGAGACCGGCTTCAACCACTTCTTCCGCGGGAAGGAGGGCGACGGCAGCGGCGACCAGCTCTACATCCAGGGCCACGCCTCGCCCGGCATATACGCCCGCGCCTTCCTCGACGGCCGTCTCACCGAGGCCCACCTCGACAACTTCCGCCAGGAAGCGGGCGGCGCCGGTCTGCCGTCGTACCCGCATCCGCGCCGGCTGCCCTGGCTGTGGGAGTTCCCGACGGTCTCCATGGGCCTGGGCCCGCTCTCCGCGATCTACCAGGCGCGGTTCAACCGCTACCTCCACAACCGGTCGATCAAGGACACCGCCAACTCGCACGTCTGGGCGTTCCTCGGCGACGGCGAGATGGACGAGCCCGAGTCGACCGCGGCCCTCGCGCTGGCGGCCCGGGAGCGGCTCGACAACCTGACCTTCGTCATCAACTGCAACCTGCAGCGCCTCGACGGTCCGGTCCGCGCCAACTTCAAGATCGTTCAGGAGCTGGAGGCCCAGTTCCGCGGTGCCGGCTGGAACGTCGTGAAGACGCTCTGGGGCAACGCCTGGGACGACCTGTTCGCCCTCGACACCACCGGTGCGCTGGTCCGCCGGCTGCGTGAGGTGCCGGACGCCCAGTTCCAGACGTACGCGACCCGTGACATCGCGTACATCCGCGAGCACTTCTTCGGTGCCGAGCCCGCCCTCGCCGAACTGGCGAAGGTGCTCACGGACGCCAAGATCGCCGAATGCTTCTACACCTCCCGCGGCGGCCACGAGGCCCGCAAGGTGTACGCGGCCTACCGCGCCGCCCTCGCCCACAAGGGCGCGCCGACCGTGATCCTCGCGCAGACCGTGAAGGGCCACACCCTCGGCAAGGGCTTCGCGTCGAAGAACGCGAACCACCAGATGAAGAAGCTCTCCGTCGACGAGTTCAAGGACATGCGGGAGCTCCTCGGGCTGCCGATTCCGGACAGCGCGTTCGCCGACGGTCTGGTCCCCTACGGCCACCCGGGCCCGGACTCCCCCGAGGTCCGTTACCTCCAGGAGCGGCGCGCGGCCCTCGGTGGCCCCGCCCCGGTCCGCCGGGTGCACCAGGTGGTGCTGCCCGAGCCGGAGGACCGCGGTTTCAAGGCCCTCCAGAAGGGTTCCGGCAACCAGGAGATGGCCACCACCATGGCCTTCGTCCGCCTGGTGAAGGACCTGATGCGGGACAAGGAGACCGGCCGCCGCTGGGTGCCGATCGTCCCCGACGAGGCCCGTACCTTCGGTATGGAGTCGCTGTTCCCGTCCGCGGGCATCTACTCGCCGCTGGGCCAGACGTACGAGCCGGTCGACCGCGACCAGCTGATGTACTACAAGGAGGCCACCGACGGCCAGATCCTCAACGAGGGGATCACCGAGGCCGGGGCCATGGCGGACTTCATCGCCGCCGCGACGTCGTACGCGACGCACGGCGAGCCGATGATCCCGTTCTACATCTTCTACTCGATGTTCGGCTGGCAGCGCACCGGCGACCAGATGTGGCAGCTGGCCGACCAGCTCGGCAAGGGCTTCATCGTCGGTGCCACGGCGGGCCGCACCACCCTGACCGGTGAGGGCCTCCAGCACGCGGACGGCCATTCGCATCTGATCGCGTCCACGAACCCGGCGTCGCTCAACTACGACCCGGCGTTCGCGTACGAGATCGCCGTGATCGTCAAGGACGGTCTGCGCCGGATGTACGGTCCGGACGCCGAGGACGTCTTCTACTACCTGACGGTCTACAACGAGCCCAAGCCGCAGCCCGCGATGCCGGAGGGCGTCGAGGAGGGCATCCTCAAGGGTCTGTACCGCTTCCGGGAGGGCATCGCGCCCCGCCAGGACTCGCCGCGGCTCCAGCTGCTGGCGTCCGGTACGGCGATCCACTGGGTGCTGGAGGCGCAGCGGATGCTCGCCGACGAGTGGGGCGTCACGGCCGATGTGTGGTCGGCGACGTCCTGGGGCGAGCTGCGCCGGGACGCCCTGGAGGCGGACGAGGCGCTGCTCCGCGGCGAGGAGCGCACCCCGTACGTCCGTCGGGCACTGGCCGGGGCACCGGGTCCGGTCATCGCGGTCAGCGACTGGATGCGGCAGGTTCCTGACCAGATCAGCCAGTGGGTCGAGCAGGACTGGTCCTCCCTCGGCACCGACGGCTTCGGCCTGTCGGACACCCGTGAGGCGGCGCGCCGGCACTTCGGCGTGGACGCCCCTTCGATCACCGTGGCGGCGCTGGCCCAGCTCGCGCGGCGCGGCGAGGTTCCGGCCTCGGCGGTGAAGGAAGCGCGGGAGCGCTACGGGCTCTGACGGGTCCGGTCGCTTGTGACGATCACCCCCGGGCGGTGTGCACCACCGCCCGGGGGTGAGGTCGTTTCCGGGGTCGTTTCCGGGGTCGTTTCCAGTTCCCCTCGGGAGGGGTGGTCCGGACGCGGTGCATGCTGGAGGCTTCCGTACGATCCACCGGCCGCCGGAAACCGAGGAGTGGTCCGTGTTCACCATCGGGGATTTCGCCCGCCACGGCCGGGTGTCCGCCCGGATGCTCCGGCACTACGACGCGATCGGACTGCTGCGCCCCGAGCACACCGATCCGCGTACGGGCTACCGCCACTACGCGGCCGCCCAGCTCGCGGTCCTCAACCGGATCGTCGCCCTGAAGGACCTCGGCTTCACCCTGGATCAGGTACGGCGGATCCTCGACGACCGGGTCGGTACGGAGGAGCTGCGGGGCATGCTGCTGCTGCGCCGGGCCGAGCTGGAGGCGGCGATGGCGGCGGCCGCCGGGCGGCTCGACGGGGTCGAGGCACGGCTGCGGTCCATCGAGAACGAGGGCCGGATGCCGGTCGACGACGTCGTCCTGAAGTCCGTCCCCGCGGTCCGGGTCGCCGAGCTGACGGCCACCGCCCGGAGTTACGGACCGGAGGACATCGGCCCGGTCATCGGTCCGCTCTACGACGAGCTGTTCCGGCGGCTCGCGGCGGCGGGCGTCTCCCCGGCGGGCCCGGGGATCGCGTACTACGAGAGCGAAAGCGGAGGCGGCAGCGAGGGCGGGGACGGGGCGGTCCTGGTGCATGCGTCGGTGACGGTCGCGGCGGACGCCCGGCCGGGCCCGGATATCGCGGTCGTGGTGCTTCCGGCGCTGGAGCGGGCGGCGACGATCGTGCACCGCGGCTCGATGGACACGGTCGTTCCGACGTCCCAGACGCTCGCCCGCTGGATCGACGCGCACGGCCACCGCTCGGCCGGCTATGCGCGGGAGGTGACCCTGGAGTGCCCGCCGGACCGGGAGAAGTGGGTCACCGAACTCCAGGAGCCCCTGCTCCGGCAGCCGGTCCGGGCATGATGGGGGAATGCGCGCTGCCCGGCTGATCAGAATGGTCCTGCTGCTCCAGGCGAGGCCCTCGATGACGGCGGCGGAGCTGGCCCGGGAGCTGGAGGTCTCCGAGCGCACCGTCAGCCGGGACGCGCTCGCCCTCTCCGAGGCGGGGGTGCCGGTCTACGCGGACCGGGGCCGGACCGGCGGCTACCGGCTCATCGGCGGCTACCGCACCCGGCTCACCGGTCTGGGCCGCAGCGAGGCCGAGGCGCTGTTCCTGTCCGGACTGCCGGGAGCTCTGCGCGATATGGGTCTGGAGGACGCGGCATCGGCCGCCCGGCTGAAGGTCTCGGCCGCCCTGCTGCCCTCGCTCCGTGACGCCCAGCACACCGCGGCACAGCGCTTCCATCTCGACGCGCCGGGCTGGTACCAGGAGCCGGCGACCCCGCCGCTGCTCGCGGAGCTGGCGGACGCGGTGTGGCGGGACCGGCGGGTGACGGTGGCGTACGCGAACCGTCTCGGCGAGGGGGTCGAGCGGGTGCTGGAGCCGCACGGTCTGGTGCTGAAGGCGGGTGTCTGGTACCTCTGCGCGCGGGTGGCCGACGGCCGCGGCGCCGCGGGAGCCGAAGCCGGCCCGGCTCCGGCGGGACCGGGCGAGTCCGGTACGTCCGGCACATCCGGACCCGGTACCCCCGGCACCGCGCCTGTCGCGGCCGGCTCGGGCCCACCCCGTACCACCACGGCCGACTCGGGCCCACCCCGTACCACCACGGCCGACTCCCCCTTCCGGGTCTATCGCATCGACCGCTTCTCCGCGGTCGGGCCCGCCGCCGCGTCCACCGCTCCGGACGCCTCCCCCGGCGCCTTCGCGGACAGCGGCCCCGACTACGGCGGTTTCGACCGCGACCCGGACTTCGACCTTCCGGCCTTCTGGGAGGAGCGGGCGGCCCAGTTCGCCCGCTCCATCCTGCGGTCCGAGGTGGTGCTCCGGCTGACGGCCGAGGGCGCGCGGCGGCTGCCGCGGATGACGGACCGGGCCGCCGCCCTGGAGGCGCTGGCCGCCGCCGCGGAACCGGACGGCCGGGGCCGGGTGACGGTCACACTCGCCGTCGAATCCACCGAGGTGGCGTACGCCCAGGTGCTCTCCCTGGGCCCGGAGGCGGAGGCGCTGGCCCCGCCGGAACTGCGGACGGCCCTCGCCCGGGCGGCGGCGCGGACGG is part of the Streptomyces qinzhouensis genome and harbors:
- the aceE gene encoding pyruvate dehydrogenase (acetyl-transferring), homodimeric type, which encodes MTDPVGKLPSELDQLPDRDAEETAEWAASLDAVAQHAGPHRAAYLMRRTLQHAEKAGVPVPRLLETDYVNTIPTSAEPAFDGDEAMETRITAWNRWNAAAMVTRGARLGVGGHIATFASAAWLYETGFNHFFRGKEGDGSGDQLYIQGHASPGIYARAFLDGRLTEAHLDNFRQEAGGAGLPSYPHPRRLPWLWEFPTVSMGLGPLSAIYQARFNRYLHNRSIKDTANSHVWAFLGDGEMDEPESTAALALAARERLDNLTFVINCNLQRLDGPVRANFKIVQELEAQFRGAGWNVVKTLWGNAWDDLFALDTTGALVRRLREVPDAQFQTYATRDIAYIREHFFGAEPALAELAKVLTDAKIAECFYTSRGGHEARKVYAAYRAALAHKGAPTVILAQTVKGHTLGKGFASKNANHQMKKLSVDEFKDMRELLGLPIPDSAFADGLVPYGHPGPDSPEVRYLQERRAALGGPAPVRRVHQVVLPEPEDRGFKALQKGSGNQEMATTMAFVRLVKDLMRDKETGRRWVPIVPDEARTFGMESLFPSAGIYSPLGQTYEPVDRDQLMYYKEATDGQILNEGITEAGAMADFIAAATSYATHGEPMIPFYIFYSMFGWQRTGDQMWQLADQLGKGFIVGATAGRTTLTGEGLQHADGHSHLIASTNPASLNYDPAFAYEIAVIVKDGLRRMYGPDAEDVFYYLTVYNEPKPQPAMPEGVEEGILKGLYRFREGIAPRQDSPRLQLLASGTAIHWVLEAQRMLADEWGVTADVWSATSWGELRRDALEADEALLRGEERTPYVRRALAGAPGPVIAVSDWMRQVPDQISQWVEQDWSSLGTDGFGLSDTREAARRHFGVDAPSITVAALAQLARRGEVPASAVKEARERYGL
- a CDS encoding helix-turn-helix transcriptional regulator, whose translation is MRAARLIRMVLLLQARPSMTAAELARELEVSERTVSRDALALSEAGVPVYADRGRTGGYRLIGGYRTRLTGLGRSEAEALFLSGLPGALRDMGLEDAASAARLKVSAALLPSLRDAQHTAAQRFHLDAPGWYQEPATPPLLAELADAVWRDRRVTVAYANRLGEGVERVLEPHGLVLKAGVWYLCARVADGRGAAGAEAGPAPAGPGESGTSGTSGPGTPGTAPVAAGSGPPRTTTADSGPPRTTTADSPFRVYRIDRFSAVGPAAASTAPDASPGAFADSGPDYGGFDRDPDFDLPAFWEERAAQFARSILRSEVVLRLTAEGARRLPRMTDRAAALEALAAAAEPDGRGRVTVTLAVESTEVAYAQVLSLGPEAEALAPPELRTALARAAARTAEQYGAPPPAAGEPV
- a CDS encoding MerR family transcriptional regulator → MFTIGDFARHGRVSARMLRHYDAIGLLRPEHTDPRTGYRHYAAAQLAVLNRIVALKDLGFTLDQVRRILDDRVGTEELRGMLLLRRAELEAAMAAAAGRLDGVEARLRSIENEGRMPVDDVVLKSVPAVRVAELTATARSYGPEDIGPVIGPLYDELFRRLAAAGVSPAGPGIAYYESESGGGSEGGDGAVLVHASVTVAADARPGPDIAVVVLPALERAATIVHRGSMDTVVPTSQTLARWIDAHGHRSAGYAREVTLECPPDREKWVTELQEPLLRQPVRA
- the sucB gene encoding 2-oxoglutarate dehydrogenase, E2 component, dihydrolipoamide succinyltransferase is translated as MPVSVTLPALGESVTEGTVTRWLKAEGEHVEADEPLLEVSTDKVDTEIPAPASGILASIKVAEDETVEVGAELAIIDDGTGASAAAPAPVAEAAPAPAPAAAPAPAPVAEAPAPAPVAEAAPAAAPAGGASGTDVVLPALGESVTEGTVTRWLKQVGESVEEDEPLLEVSTDKVDTEIPAPTAGVLLEIVVGEDETAEVGAKLAVIGAAGAAPAAAPAPAAPAPAPVAAPAPVAPAAPAPVAEAPAPAPAPQPVQAPAPVAAPAPAAPAAPAPLAAPAAPSVGDAYVTPLVRKLASENGVDLSAVQGSGVGGRIRKQDVVAAAEAARAAAPAPVPAAAAAPAPAAAKAPVLEVSPLRGQTVKMTRMRKLIGDNMLKALHSQAQLTTVVEVDVTKLMRLRNQAKAGFAAREGVKLSPMPFFVKAAAQALKAHPIVNARINEDEGTITYFDSENIGIAVDSEKGLMTPVIKGAGDLNLAGIAKKTAELAGAVRTNKIRPDDLAGATFTISNTGSRGALFDTVIVPPTQAAILGIGATVKRPAVIETADGTVIGVRDMVYLSLSYDHRLVDGADAARYLTTVKAILEAGEFEVELGL
- a CDS encoding leucyl aminopeptidase yields the protein MTALTLSTAGAATLRADAVVVGVAKGAKGPVVAPGAEAVDTAFDGRLATVLDTLGASGAEGEAIKLPSPAGLKAPVVLAVGLGAAPQQDGAYSAEALRRAAGTAARTLAGAKKAAFALPIASAADAEAVAEGALLGAYAFTAYQGGDGAKGSGKTPLAEVALLGAKPRDKAYKAAAERALILAEEVNRARDLINTPPNDLTPEAFAAVASAAGKEVGVKVQILDEKALVKGGFGGILGVGQGSANPPRLVKLSYTPAKDAKGAKHLALIGKGITYDSGGISLKPAGHNETMKCDMSGAAAVFAAVVAAARLGLPVNVTGWLALAENMPSGTATRPGDVLRMYSGKTVEVLNTDAEGRLVLADALWKASEENPDAIVDVATLTGAMVLALGNRTFGVMANDDAFRTTIHETAEEVGEQSWPMPLPPELRKGMDSPTADIANMGERMGGGLVAGLFLQEFVGEGITWAHLDIAGPAFHEGAPYGYTPKGGTGSSVRTLVRLAEKLGEGEPA
- the lpdA gene encoding dihydrolipoyl dehydrogenase; the encoded protein is MANDASTVFDLVILGGGSGGYAAALRGAQLGLDVALIEKGKLGGTCLHYGCIPTKALLHAGEIADQARESEQFGVKATFEGIDVAAVHKYKDDVISGLYKGLQGLIASRKITVIEGEGRLSSPTSVDVNGRRIEGRHILLATGSVPKSLPGLEIDGNRIISSDHALKLDRVPQSAIVLGGGVIGVEFASAWRSFGAEVTVIEGLKHLVPVEDENSSKLLERAFRKRGIKFNLGTFFEKAEYTQDGVRVTLADGKVFEAEVLLVAVGRGPVSAGLGYEEQGVAMDRGYVLADEYMRTNVPTISAVGDLVPTLQLAHVGFAEGILVAERLAGLKTVPIDYDGVPRVTYCHPEVASVGITEAKAKEIYGADKVVALKYNLGGNGKSKILKTQGEIKLVQVKDGAVVGVHMVGDRMGEQIGEAQLIYNWEALPSEVAQLIHAHPTQNEALGEAHLALAGKPLHAHD
- a CDS encoding GntR family transcriptional regulator, with translation MTPPVVHSLREQIREHIVEGIVSGRWKPGERIVERGIATELQVSQTPVREALRELESLRLIESVPNKGVRVRNLSAADLEESYPVRAGLEQIAAELAAEKLARDCSALTPHVAALYEADGAGDSAGQVRHTVGFHRELVRAADNAVLLHTWEGLGIEVFTALSIRWLGTVQQSYAEEHQALVDAFQRRDPEIGPLVKAHVLGCAPRA